A genome region from Dolichospermum compactum NIES-806 includes the following:
- the ovoA gene encoding 5-histidylcysteine sulfoxide synthase → MTDAPIPQLNDCSSTILLNYFENSWKMEETLIKSVIKEETFYLNPDPLRNKLIFYLGHSAVFYINKLIQVGLIKHRIDPQYETLFEVGVDPETPAELEVAIQGVNWPDIQKVWEYRDKARAEITAIIHQTPLNLPIHQQHPMWALLMGIEHSRIHLETSSMLLRQLPIDKLKRPQGWNYAPTNREIPHNQMREIPGGIVKLGKRQDDLTFAWDSEYGDLEVEVSPFLASQYLITNGEFLEFVQAGGYNNINYWHNESWEWKQLYNIQCPKFWIHQENNYRYRATFDELDLPLDWPVEVNHYEAMAFCRWKGKNIRLMTEAEWNQALTISEDSSLANNYNLNLQFISPTPVGMFSGNHQSGLSDLRGNVWEWLGETFKPLPGFQTHHLYADQSAPFFDNKHFMMLGGSWATNGTMALPCYRNWFRPYFYQHVGFRVAESLD, encoded by the coding sequence ATGACAGATGCGCCTATTCCCCAACTCAATGATTGTAGTTCAACAATCCTACTTAACTATTTTGAAAATTCCTGGAAAATGGAAGAAACCTTAATAAAAAGTGTAATTAAGGAAGAAACCTTTTATCTCAATCCCGACCCTTTAAGAAATAAATTAATTTTTTACCTGGGACATTCGGCTGTTTTTTATATCAATAAATTAATTCAGGTAGGATTAATCAAACATCGGATTGACCCCCAATATGAAACCCTATTTGAAGTTGGCGTTGATCCAGAAACACCAGCAGAACTAGAAGTAGCCATTCAAGGAGTTAACTGGCCTGATATCCAAAAAGTCTGGGAATATCGAGACAAAGCTAGAGCAGAAATTACTGCAATCATTCATCAAACTCCTTTAAATTTACCCATTCATCAACAGCATCCGATGTGGGCTTTATTAATGGGAATAGAACATAGTCGCATTCACCTAGAAACCTCATCTATGCTGCTGCGTCAACTACCCATTGATAAGTTAAAACGCCCCCAAGGATGGAATTATGCACCTACTAATCGAGAAATTCCGCATAATCAAATGCGAGAAATTCCTGGTGGTATAGTGAAATTAGGAAAACGCCAAGATGATTTAACTTTTGCTTGGGATAGTGAATATGGTGATTTAGAAGTGGAAGTCTCACCATTTTTAGCTAGTCAATATCTCATTACCAATGGAGAATTTTTAGAATTTGTCCAAGCCGGTGGTTACAATAATATCAATTATTGGCATAATGAATCTTGGGAATGGAAACAACTCTACAATATCCAATGTCCCAAATTCTGGATACACCAAGAAAATAACTATCGCTATCGTGCCACATTTGATGAACTAGATTTACCTTTAGATTGGCCTGTAGAAGTCAACCACTATGAAGCAATGGCATTCTGTCGGTGGAAAGGTAAAAACATTCGGTTAATGACAGAAGCAGAATGGAATCAAGCATTAACAATATCTGAAGATTCTAGTTTAGCCAATAATTATAATCTCAACTTACAATTTATTTCCCCAACTCCTGTGGGAATGTTTTCAGGAAATCATCAATCTGGACTTTCTGACTTACGGGGTAATGTCTGGGAATGGTTAGGCGAAACATTTAAACCCTTACCAGGATTTCAAACTCATCATCTTTATGCAGATCAATCTGCACCCTTTTTTGATAATAAACACTTTATGATGTTGGGTGGTTCTTGGGCAACTAATGGTACAATGGCTTTACCTTGTTATCGTAACTGGTTTCGTCCTTATTTTTATCAGCACGTCGGTTTTAGAGTTGCTGAAAGTTTGGATTAA
- a CDS encoding DICT sensory domain-containing protein, translating to MSISTSVLSDLLDSLPHLRPQLYFKTSLTALSHAMEDQVLAANLDRPLIIASFQKERFYRQEAHRYQRLAEKSNQIYVLSAPETEFANTSEYYEKVAFEPDDALAQEWHLLVVADNYATCLICRESLGSLARNKHIPEMLPNLDMDTARRFEGIWTSEKGVCLKAAQLLLDRIQVYRPDLAEKVDEVFSRLRIGKLTGKSVVNSDREYACDLDTDPFVQRLVTYLQASQYKLHKAYRSIAAQARKERLVNSISTAIRRSLDPQEILQVAAQELGQHLEACRCLIYRAQSTDAKAIIGHEFLNSNVASVLGQSWELEHNPLFQQVLQKLEGVCVADTLTDYKVKKSPALSSIVRQFGVRSWLMEPVLYQGRLLGIVELHYCYFPTHEWQPGELDLVKAIATQIGAALIQAESFANLEELNKQLEALDRTRSNLIAITGHELRTPLSTIQVCLESLATEPDMPWELQQVMLSTALSDSERMRKLVQDFLTLSNLESGRVEWHPESLTIQECIDLSLSRLRTRSSEEKIPQIKTQISDNLPLVRADGDWLVEVIAKLVDNACKFTPSSGQIIIKAISNSQEMLEVTVADTGRGIEPNRLEIVFDRFYQEEGALRRTTGGTGLGLAICRQIVNGWNGKIWAESTGKDQGSQFHFTIPIVHGSQENN from the coding sequence ATGAGTATTTCCACTTCCGTGCTGAGTGATTTACTAGACTCACTCCCCCATCTACGACCCCAATTATATTTTAAGACTTCACTAACTGCGCTCTCCCATGCTATGGAAGATCAGGTTTTAGCCGCTAATTTGGATCGTCCTCTGATTATTGCTAGTTTTCAGAAAGAGCGATTTTACCGTCAAGAAGCCCACCGCTATCAACGACTGGCGGAAAAAAGTAATCAAATATATGTATTATCTGCACCGGAAACGGAGTTTGCTAATACCTCAGAATATTATGAAAAGGTAGCTTTTGAGCCTGATGATGCTTTAGCGCAAGAATGGCATTTACTCGTGGTGGCGGATAATTATGCTACTTGCTTAATCTGTCGAGAAAGTTTGGGTTCTCTGGCTAGAAATAAACATATCCCAGAGATGCTCCCTAACTTGGATATGGATACAGCGCGAAGATTTGAGGGAATTTGGACCTCGGAAAAAGGAGTCTGCTTAAAAGCTGCCCAATTGTTGTTAGATAGAATTCAGGTGTATCGGCCGGATTTAGCGGAAAAAGTGGATGAAGTGTTCAGTCGGTTGCGGATTGGGAAATTAACAGGTAAGTCCGTGGTCAATTCTGATCGTGAGTATGCTTGTGACCTTGATACTGACCCGTTTGTGCAGAGGTTGGTGACATATCTGCAAGCTAGTCAGTATAAGCTGCATAAAGCTTACCGTTCAATTGCGGCTCAAGCCCGGAAAGAACGGCTGGTAAATTCGATTAGTACAGCAATTAGGCGATCGCTTGATCCACAAGAAATTCTCCAAGTGGCAGCGCAAGAGTTGGGACAACATTTAGAAGCCTGTCGTTGCCTAATTTATCGCGCTCAATCTACAGATGCGAAAGCTATAATTGGTCATGAATTTTTGAATTCTAATGTCGCATCTGTACTGGGGCAAAGTTGGGAGTTAGAACATAATCCGCTATTTCAGCAGGTGCTACAAAAGTTGGAGGGAGTATGTGTAGCTGATACTCTGACAGACTATAAGGTAAAGAAATCACCAGCCTTGTCGTCAATTGTCAGGCAGTTTGGTGTGCGTTCTTGGTTAATGGAACCCGTATTATATCAGGGGCGATTATTGGGAATTGTGGAGTTACATTATTGCTATTTTCCTACTCATGAATGGCAACCTGGGGAGTTAGACTTAGTGAAGGCGATCGCTACTCAAATAGGTGCAGCCCTCATCCAAGCTGAATCTTTTGCCAATTTAGAAGAACTGAACAAACAGCTAGAAGCCTTGGACCGCACCCGCAGTAATTTAATTGCGATTACTGGACACGAACTGCGTACCCCCCTATCTACCATTCAAGTTTGTTTAGAAAGCTTGGCTACTGAACCGGATATGCCCTGGGAATTGCAACAGGTAATGCTGAGTACAGCCCTTTCCGACTCCGAAAGAATGCGGAAGCTGGTACAAGACTTTTTAACCCTTTCTAACTTAGAAAGCGGTCGGGTAGAATGGCATCCTGAATCATTAACTATCCAAGAATGTATAGATTTATCCCTCAGTCGCTTACGGACACGCTCTAGCGAAGAAAAGATCCCACAAATCAAAACTCAAATTTCCGACAACCTACCTTTGGTCAGGGCTGATGGTGATTGGTTAGTGGAGGTAATCGCCAAACTTGTAGATAATGCTTGTAAATTTACTCCCTCTTCTGGGCAAATTATTATTAAAGCTATTAGCAATAGTCAGGAGATGCTAGAAGTCACCGTAGCTGACACAGGGCGAGGAATCGAACCTAACCGCCTAGAAATCGTTTTTGACCGCTTTTACCAAGAGGAAGGGGCATTACGTCGGACTACCGGGGGAACTGGTTTGGGTCTAGCAATTTGTCGGCAAATTGTCAATGGCTGGAATGGAAAAATTTGGGCAGAATCCACAGGTAAAGACCAAGGTAGTCAATTTCATTTTACAATTCCCATCGTGCATGGTAGTCAGGAGAATAATTGA
- a CDS encoding photosystem I reaction center subunit II PsaD: MATLTGKTPIFGGSTGGLLTKADVEEKYAITWTSPKEQVFEMPTGGAAKMVKGENLLYIARKEYGIALGAQLRKFKITDYKVYRILPGGETTMIHPADGVFPEKVNAGRSMVRHVPRRIGQNPNPAQIKFSGKATHDA, from the coding sequence ATGGCAACTTTGACTGGAAAAACCCCAATCTTTGGTGGCAGCACTGGCGGGCTACTCACAAAAGCTGATGTAGAAGAAAAGTACGCTATCACCTGGACTAGTCCCAAAGAGCAAGTGTTTGAAATGCCCACTGGTGGCGCTGCTAAAATGGTAAAAGGCGAAAACCTACTTTACATTGCTCGCAAAGAGTACGGTATTGCTTTAGGCGCACAACTTCGCAAATTTAAAATTACCGACTACAAAGTTTACCGCATTCTCCCCGGCGGCGAAACTACCATGATTCACCCTGCTGATGGCGTGTTCCCTGAAAAGGTAAATGCTGGACGTTCTATGGTGCGTCACGTACCCCGCAGAATCGGTCAAAACCCCAACCCTGCACAAATCAAATTCAGCGGTAAAGCTACTCACGATGCTTAA
- the trpE gene encoding anthranilate synthase component I, with protein sequence MIFPDFDQFQKLAVQGNFVPVYQEWIADLDTPVSAWYKVCADQPYSFLLESVEGGETVGRYSLLGCDPLWILEARGDKTTQTHRNGDQQVFIGDPFTVLSECLAPYHPVKLPELPSGIGGLFGFWGYELINWIEPRVPIHAQDERNIPDGLWMQVDQLLVFDQVKRKIWAIAYADLRDPAGLEVAYQKASDRIQEMVRKLSLPLSPENTKLTWTAPGNKPKAGIEEYTSNFTRPEFCASVEKAKAHIKAGDIFQVVISQRLSTEYTGNPFALYRSLRQINPSPYMAYFNFQDWQIIGSSPEVMVKAECNDEGEIIATVRPLAGTRPRGKTSQEDAALAADLLQDPKEIAEHIMLVDLGRNDLGRVCSSGSVRVDELMIVERFSHVMHIVSNVVGKLAPGKTAWDLLKACFPAGTVSGAPKIRAMEIINELEPSRRGVYSGVYGYYDFEGQLNSAIAIRTMVLHNQTVTVQAGAGLVADSDPEKEYEETLNKARGLLEAIRCLR encoded by the coding sequence ATGATTTTTCCCGATTTCGACCAGTTTCAGAAACTTGCTGTCCAAGGTAATTTTGTGCCAGTGTATCAGGAATGGATAGCCGACTTAGATACACCTGTATCCGCTTGGTATAAAGTTTGTGCAGATCAACCTTATAGCTTTTTGCTGGAATCGGTGGAAGGTGGCGAAACCGTAGGTCGTTATAGTTTATTAGGTTGTGATCCTTTGTGGATTTTGGAAGCAAGGGGTGATAAAACCACCCAAACCCATCGAAATGGTGATCAACAAGTTTTTATAGGTGATCCGTTTACAGTTTTATCTGAATGTTTAGCACCTTATCACCCAGTAAAATTACCAGAATTACCTTCAGGAATTGGTGGTTTATTTGGGTTTTGGGGTTATGAATTAATAAATTGGATTGAACCGCGTGTACCAATTCATGCCCAAGATGAGCGCAATATTCCTGATGGTTTATGGATGCAGGTAGACCAGTTATTAGTTTTTGACCAGGTAAAACGGAAAATTTGGGCGATCGCTTACGCAGATTTACGTGATCCAGCCGGGTTAGAGGTAGCATATCAAAAAGCGAGCGATCGCATTCAGGAAATGGTCAGGAAGCTATCTTTACCACTATCACCAGAAAACACCAAATTAACTTGGACAGCCCCTGGAAACAAGCCTAAAGCCGGAATAGAAGAATATACCAGCAACTTTACCCGTCCAGAATTTTGCGCCAGTGTGGAAAAAGCCAAAGCACATATCAAAGCTGGTGATATTTTCCAAGTCGTCATTTCGCAACGCTTATCTACAGAATATACAGGTAATCCCTTCGCATTATATCGTTCTCTGCGGCAAATCAATCCTTCGCCTTACATGGCTTATTTTAACTTCCAAGACTGGCAAATTATCGGTTCTAGCCCCGAAGTCATGGTCAAAGCCGAATGCAATGATGAAGGGGAAATTATCGCCACAGTCCGTCCCCTAGCAGGAACTAGACCCCGGGGAAAAACCAGCCAGGAAGATGCAGCTTTAGCCGCTGATTTACTCCAAGACCCCAAGGAAATCGCCGAACACATCATGTTAGTAGATTTAGGACGCAATGATTTAGGCCGGGTATGCAGTAGCGGTAGTGTCAGAGTTGATGAATTAATGATAGTTGAACGCTTCTCTCATGTTATGCACATTGTTAGTAATGTGGTAGGTAAGTTAGCACCGGGTAAAACTGCATGGGATTTATTAAAAGCGTGCTTTCCGGCGGGGACAGTTAGCGGTGCGCCTAAAATCAGGGCGATGGAAATTATTAATGAGTTAGAACCCAGCCGTCGGGGTGTGTATTCTGGTGTGTATGGATATTACGATTTTGAAGGACAATTGAATAGTGCGATCGCTATCAGAACTATGGTATTACATAATCAGACGGTCACAGTCCAAGCTGGTGCAGGTTTGGTAGCTGATTCTGATCCAGAAAAGGAATATGAAGAAACTCTAAATAAAGCTAGAGGGTTATTAGAAGCTATTCGTTGTTTGCGTTGA
- a CDS encoding transposase, giving the protein MRLKNFPEVVKTILKPLPKKDYPVLDTFSFVSVWLQYVMDKSIVSMRDLFQRLNNQGIDLKISNFSKASKKRDTQVFLEIITELNNQLRKKKGKEETQALFPIDSTIITLTSKLLWSQGYHQVKLFCGLDSLTSEVGGMVIHFGQGHDHKYGQETVEAIPSKGVGIMDRGFASSERISELKQQKNKAFVLRIKNNVTLEMLENGNCKVGKDEREVEIRVVAFCDIETKSEFRLATNLLNEGEEQVSNQEIMEIYIQRWQIELLWKFLKMHLKLDRLMTKNENGIRIQIMCCLIAYLILQLIEIPQEFGKTLLDKLRYLQSYMCQEISYVHWFRKLIWIR; this is encoded by the coding sequence ATGCGCTTAAAGAATTTCCCAGAAGTGGTCAAAACAATATTGAAACCATTGCCCAAAAAAGATTATCCAGTTCTGGACACATTTTCATTTGTATCAGTGTGGTTACAGTATGTCATGGATAAAAGTATAGTGAGTATGAGAGATTTATTTCAAAGACTAAATAATCAAGGGATAGATTTAAAAATATCAAATTTTTCCAAGGCAAGTAAAAAGAGAGATACTCAAGTATTTTTGGAGATAATAACTGAATTAAACAATCAACTGAGAAAGAAAAAAGGAAAGGAAGAAACCCAAGCATTATTTCCTATAGATTCAACAATTATTACATTAACAAGTAAATTATTATGGAGTCAAGGATATCATCAAGTAAAACTATTTTGTGGGTTAGATAGTTTGACATCAGAAGTTGGTGGAATGGTGATTCATTTTGGGCAAGGACATGACCATAAATATGGACAAGAAACAGTAGAAGCAATTCCGTCAAAAGGAGTAGGGATAATGGATAGAGGATTTGCATCCTCCGAAAGAATATCTGAATTAAAACAACAAAAAAATAAAGCTTTTGTCTTAAGAATTAAAAATAATGTCACTTTAGAAATGCTAGAAAATGGTAATTGTAAAGTTGGCAAAGATGAAAGAGAAGTGGAAATTAGAGTAGTAGCATTTTGTGATATAGAAACTAAGAGTGAATTTCGTTTAGCAACAAACTTATTAAATGAAGGAGAAGAGCAAGTTAGTAATCAAGAGATTATGGAAATTTACATACAAAGATGGCAAATTGAATTGTTATGGAAATTCTTAAAAATGCACCTCAAGTTAGACAGACTTATGACAAAGAATGAGAATGGAATTAGAATTCAGATAATGTGCTGTTTAATCGCTTATTTGATATTGCAACTAATAGAAATACCGCAAGAATTTGGCAAAACTTTATTAGATAAACTCCGTTATCTTCAGTCCTATATGTGTCAGGAAATAAGTTATGTTCATTGGTTTAGAAAACTTATTTGGATAAGATGA
- a CDS encoding type II toxin-antitoxin system VapC family toxin, with product MTYLIDTNIILRIAQPNHPMCAESLNALARLRRQKENCYLTHQNLVEFWRSATRPIERNGLSDKLLVTI from the coding sequence GTGACATATTTAATTGACACAAATATTATTTTGAGAATAGCACAACCAAATCATCCAATGTGTGCAGAATCTTTAAATGCACTCGCTAGACTACGAAGACAAAAAGAAAATTGTTATTTAACACATCAAAACCTAGTAGAATTTTGGCGTAGTGCTACCCGTCCTATAGAAAGAAATGGTTTATCAGACAAATTACTTGTTACGATATAA
- a CDS encoding type II toxin-antitoxin system VapC family toxin yields MAIKSILLDTNAYTAFKRNQNEAVTIIANVDIIAINSIILGELLGGFALGNKPEINRYELDKFMQSPRVKIFPVDEKTSEYYALIYSQLRKKGNPIPTNDIWITSTAIQHDLILFTYDSDFENIENLKLGSCLADFI; encoded by the coding sequence ATGGCAATAAAATCAATCTTACTAGATACTAATGCTTATACTGCTTTTAAACGTAATCAAAATGAAGCAGTTACAATAATTGCAAATGTAGATATTATTGCCATCAATTCTATCATCCTTGGAGAATTACTAGGAGGTTTTGCATTAGGAAATAAACCAGAAATTAATCGTTATGAATTAGATAAATTTATGCAATCTCCTAGAGTCAAAATATTTCCGGTAGATGAGAAAACATCAGAATATTATGCTCTCATTTATTCTCAATTGAGAAAAAAAGGAAACCCTATACCTACTAATGATATTTGGATTACATCTACAGCAATTCAACATGATTTAATTTTATTTACCTATGATAGTGATTTTGAAAATATAGAAAATTTAAAATTAGGTAGTTGTTTAGCAGATTTTATTTAG
- a CDS encoding type II toxin-antitoxin system ParD family antitoxin, which translates to MNITLKPEQEQFIQNQLAQGRFPNAEAVINQALQLLQEKQREYEDWVEDVKVKVNEAAAELERGEGVPLETVVEQIQAKFRHAREEKK; encoded by the coding sequence ATGAATATTACCCTAAAACCAGAACAAGAACAGTTTATTCAAAACCAGTTAGCTCAAGGGAGATTTCCTAATGCTGAAGCAGTCATTAATCAAGCTTTACAACTTTTACAAGAAAAACAACGAGAATATGAAGACTGGGTAGAAGATGTGAAAGTTAAAGTTAATGAAGCCGCAGCAGAATTAGAACGAGGGGAAGGAGTTCCTTTAGAAACAGTTGTTGAACAGATACAGGCAAAATTTCGTCATGCGCGTGAGGAGAAAAAATGA
- a CDS encoding type II toxin-antitoxin system RelE/ParE family toxin, producing the protein MNQCLISPLAIRDLDSISEYFLNRNIEAGEILFQDFTKKCEKLLLFPQMGRSYEYIRQEMRGLPLNGYIIFYQVVDNNVEILRVVNGRQDLEALFAE; encoded by the coding sequence ATGAATCAATGTTTGATTTCACCTCTAGCAATTCGAGATTTAGATAGCATTTCTGAATATTTTTTAAACAGAAATATTGAAGCGGGAGAAATCCTCTTTCAAGATTTCACAAAAAAGTGTGAAAAATTACTGCTATTTCCTCAAATGGGACGCAGTTATGAATATATAAGACAAGAAATGCGTGGACTTCCTTTAAATGGTTACATCATTTTTTATCAGGTTGTTGATAATAATGTTGAAATTCTCAGAGTCGTGAATGGTCGTCAAGATTTAGAAGCTTTATTTGCAGAATAG
- the cutA gene encoding divalent-cation tolerance protein CutA codes for MKFLFVYVTCKDRAEALNVGRAVVEARLAACANIIDGMDSIYWWQGELQVEKEAILIMKSRRDLFAELTAKVKSVHSYQVPCVVALPIEAGNEDYLNWLMAETKAIDMTK; via the coding sequence ATGAAATTTCTTTTTGTTTACGTCACTTGTAAAGACCGTGCTGAAGCTCTTAACGTAGGTAGAGCCGTAGTAGAAGCCCGTCTTGCGGCCTGTGCCAACATAATTGACGGTATGGATAGTATTTATTGGTGGCAAGGTGAATTACAAGTGGAAAAAGAAGCTATTTTAATTATGAAATCGCGCCGTGATTTATTTGCAGAACTAACAGCTAAAGTAAAATCAGTACACTCTTATCAAGTACCTTGTGTGGTGGCTTTACCAATTGAGGCAGGAAATGAGGATTATCTGAATTGGCTAATGGCAGAAACCAAGGCTATAGATATGACCAAATAG
- a CDS encoding pentapeptide repeat-containing protein translates to MAINFVHVAMQDKSKLEKPERPEPKSFWYGCYEYPEWCLEWFLYVLSKMAIFDILDILSKLGVIVAVILFFSEAKERQQRKQYEAWQVIINMQDKSGNGGRITAIEDLNTDGVSLSGIEVQKAYLSQINLKKANLQAANFSGSTLYGAIFEQAKLYQAKFICIKQGQCTDLYKANFQKANLEDADLRGADLREVNFVETNLQNAKLQKANLQNANFQNANLKGASLECAKNLISEQVKLAKSWQSAIYDQQLSKQLGLSTYSTINCSKLKFNPSTKEWEESK, encoded by the coding sequence TTGGCAATTAATTTTGTTCATGTAGCTATGCAAGATAAATCTAAACTTGAAAAACCAGAACGTCCAGAACCTAAATCTTTTTGGTATGGATGTTATGAATATCCAGAATGGTGTTTAGAATGGTTTCTCTATGTTCTAAGTAAAATGGCGATTTTTGACATTTTAGATATTCTTAGTAAATTAGGAGTTATTGTGGCTGTTATCCTCTTTTTCTCAGAAGCTAAAGAACGCCAGCAGCGAAAACAATATGAAGCATGGCAAGTTATTATTAATATGCAAGATAAATCAGGAAATGGAGGAAGAATAACTGCTATTGAAGATTTAAACACAGATGGAGTTTCTTTGTCTGGTATTGAAGTCCAGAAAGCATACTTATCACAAATAAATTTAAAAAAAGCTAATCTTCAGGCTGCTAATTTTTCTGGTTCTACGCTTTATGGAGCAATTTTTGAACAAGCTAAATTATATCAAGCTAAATTTATATGTATTAAGCAGGGACAATGCACTGATCTATATAAAGCTAATTTTCAAAAAGCTAATTTAGAAGATGCAGATTTAAGAGGTGCAGATTTAAGAGAAGTTAATTTTGTAGAAACTAATCTGCAAAATGCTAAGTTACAAAAAGCAAATCTGCAAAATGCTAACTTCCAAAATGCTAATTTAAAAGGTGCAAGCTTAGAATGCGCTAAAAATTTAATTTCTGAACAAGTAAAACTTGCAAAATCTTGGCAATCAGCAATCTATGATCAGCAGCTTTCTAAACAATTGGGCTTATCTACATATTCAACAATAAATTGTTCAAAGCTAAAATTTAACCCTTCGACAAAGGAGTGGGAAGAATCTAAATAA